A stretch of Paenibacillus mucilaginosus 3016 DNA encodes these proteins:
- a CDS encoding glycosyltransferase family 4 protein, whose translation MRILIVAPEQLPVPTISGSVEICILAAARQLAKRHQVTVISREGSGLPRRTVEGSLTIERVRTGSPERYLRAVLHAVKGRHYDVIQVDNRPRFIPPFKSQFPGTPVVLFLHSLNFVSKKRIPHRRAAACLAAADRVLVNSTSLRREIVRRFPGASGKIRRITLGVDPARFSPSGRTGKSRTGRRSYTVLYTGRLIRRKGIPVLMRAVRLVARSGPKQVQLVVAGGSGKPAYAAQLKRLARGLGIRARFLGTVPHGRMPGVYAQADCFVCPSQGHEAFGLVNAEAMACEIPVIAAANGGIRELVRHRRTGLLVKAYRRPEGYAAAIRVLMGSPELAGRLAAAGRREVLRRFTWARTARLLSRAYEAVRSKQER comes from the coding sequence ATGCGGATATTAATTGTAGCGCCGGAGCAGCTTCCGGTTCCGACCATCAGCGGGTCAGTGGAAATCTGCATTCTGGCCGCAGCCCGGCAGCTGGCTAAGCGGCATCAGGTTACGGTCATCTCCAGGGAGGGCTCGGGGCTTCCCCGCCGTACGGTGGAAGGCAGCCTGACGATCGAACGGGTGAGGACGGGATCGCCGGAACGATACCTCCGCGCTGTGCTGCACGCCGTCAAGGGCCGGCACTATGATGTGATCCAAGTGGATAACCGCCCAAGGTTCATCCCTCCGTTCAAATCGCAGTTTCCGGGAACGCCGGTGGTTCTGTTTCTTCATTCCTTGAATTTTGTATCAAAAAAACGGATTCCGCACCGCAGGGCTGCCGCGTGCCTGGCGGCCGCCGACCGGGTGCTGGTCAACAGCACTTCCCTCCGCCGGGAGATCGTCCGGCGGTTTCCCGGCGCCTCGGGCAAGATCCGCCGCATCACGCTCGGGGTCGATCCGGCGCGCTTCTCGCCATCGGGCCGCACCGGGAAGAGCCGCACCGGGCGGCGCAGCTATACCGTGCTCTACACCGGCCGTCTTATCCGGCGCAAGGGCATCCCGGTACTGATGCGCGCCGTACGGCTTGTGGCCCGCAGCGGACCGAAGCAGGTACAGCTGGTCGTGGCCGGAGGTTCGGGGAAGCCCGCTTACGCGGCGCAGCTCAAGCGGCTGGCCCGGGGGCTCGGGATCCGGGCCCGGTTCCTCGGCACGGTGCCGCACGGCCGGATGCCGGGGGTATATGCCCAGGCGGACTGCTTCGTCTGCCCGTCCCAAGGGCATGAAGCCTTTGGCCTTGTGAACGCCGAGGCCATGGCCTGCGAGATTCCGGTTATCGCGGCGGCGAACGGGGGCATCCGGGAGCTGGTCCGGCACCGCCGCACGGGGCTGCTCGTGAAGGCTTACCGCAGGCCGGAGGGATACGCGGCCGCGATCCGGGTCCTGATGGGTTCTCCGGAGCTGGCCGGCCGGCTCGCCGCAGCGGGAAGGCGGGAAGTACTGCGCCGGTTCACCTGGGCGCGGACGGCCCGGCTGCTCTCCCGTGCCTATGAAGCCGTCCGGAGCAAACAGGAAAGGTAG
- a CDS encoding YheC/YheD family protein, with translation MKKRKFTRHVTSKWAKTRVLLKCGTLRSYIPETRKMSRQTLQEMLQHYGMVYVKPNSGTYGNGVIKVEQGASGYGFHAGTKVRSFDGYDELYEALGRRIKSRFYLVQKGIHLLKYKERKFDLRVMVQKNLSGRWECTGMIGRVAAPGKAVTNVHNGGKLVSVEQLLSGHASSARVKSLQRRLRGIGLTAAKKLHAKYPGIKEVGLDVALDSGLHPWILEANTRPDPFIFRKLKDRRIFSRIYRYAKAYGRV, from the coding sequence ATGAAGAAGCGTAAGTTTACAAGACATGTGACGAGCAAATGGGCCAAGACGCGGGTGCTGCTGAAATGCGGAACACTGCGTTCCTATATCCCCGAGACGAGGAAGATGTCCAGGCAGACCCTGCAGGAGATGCTGCAGCACTACGGTATGGTATACGTAAAACCGAACAGCGGTACCTACGGCAACGGGGTCATCAAGGTGGAGCAGGGTGCATCCGGGTACGGATTCCATGCAGGCACCAAGGTGCGTTCGTTCGACGGCTACGATGAGCTGTACGAGGCGCTGGGAAGACGGATCAAATCCCGGTTCTACCTGGTGCAGAAGGGAATTCACCTGCTGAAGTATAAGGAACGGAAGTTCGATCTGCGGGTCATGGTGCAAAAAAATCTGTCGGGCCGATGGGAATGCACGGGGATGATCGGCAGGGTGGCGGCACCGGGCAAGGCGGTAACGAACGTGCATAACGGCGGCAAGCTGGTATCCGTGGAGCAGCTGCTCTCCGGGCATGCCTCTTCCGCCCGGGTCAAATCGCTGCAGCGCCGGCTCCGGGGCATAGGGCTCACCGCAGCGAAGAAGCTTCATGCCAAATACCCGGGGATCAAGGAAGTCGGGCTGGATGTGGCTCTGGACAGCGGGCTGCACCCGTGGATTCTCGAAGCCAATACGCGCCCGGATCCGTTCATCTTCCGGAAGCTGAAGGACCGGCGGATCTTC
- a CDS encoding cyclase family protein codes for MFKLYDISSVIRPQMQVWKDLEHNRPVFETVRSHDSGETHETRISLDAHTGTHLDAPLHMLPGGEKIEAIPLGDLIGPARVLDLTGAEDGITRQDLEPFAIQPGEWILLKTKNSYTDEWRDDFIYVKQDGAEYLAGLGIKGVGVDGLGIERSQEGYPTHRTLMRSGVLILEGLRLKEVSGGSYFFVLAPLKLEGIEAAPARAFLMGS; via the coding sequence GTGTTCAAGCTCTATGACATTTCCTCGGTCATCCGGCCGCAGATGCAGGTGTGGAAGGATCTCGAACACAACCGCCCCGTCTTCGAGACGGTGCGCAGCCATGACAGCGGGGAGACCCACGAGACGCGGATCTCGCTGGACGCCCATACGGGCACCCATCTCGATGCGCCGCTGCATATGCTGCCGGGCGGGGAGAAGATCGAAGCCATCCCGCTCGGGGATCTGATCGGCCCTGCAAGGGTGCTGGATCTGACCGGGGCAGAGGATGGGATTACCCGTCAGGACCTCGAACCGTTCGCGATTCAGCCCGGCGAGTGGATTCTGCTCAAGACGAAGAATTCGTATACGGACGAGTGGCGCGACGACTTCATCTATGTGAAGCAGGACGGGGCGGAGTATTTGGCCGGGCTCGGGATCAAGGGTGTCGGCGTAGACGGCCTCGGGATCGAGCGGTCCCAGGAGGGATACCCGACCCACCGTACGCTGATGCGCAGCGGTGTGCTGATCCTGGAGGGTCTTCGCCTCAAGGAAGTGTCCGGCGGAAGCTACTTCTTCGTTCTGGCACCGCTGAAGCTCGAGGGCATCGAAGCCGCTCCGGCACGGGCCTTTCTTATGGGCTCGTAG
- a CDS encoding peptide chain release factor 3: protein MSNGISEKLKEEVQKRRTFAIISHPDAGKTTLTEKLLLFGGAIRLAGTVKGRKANRHATSDWMEIEKQRGISVTSSVMQFDYNGHRVNILDTPGHQDFSEDTYRTLTAADSAVMLIDSAKGVEAQTKKLFQVCRKRGIPIFTFINKLDREGQNPFDLLEELEQVLGIRSYPMNWPIGSGKQFCGVYDRKLTQVELFQGDDHREIKVRKVSGYDDPVVKEIAGEFFYDQLVQDLELLDVAGDEFDYEKVRTGELTPVFFGSAINNFGVQTFLENFLQLAPIPTTRRSNVGEIDPLSEKFSGYIFKIQANMNPAHRDRIAFLRICSGKFERGMSVKHVRAGKDIKLSQPQQFLAQDRDIVEDAYPGDIIGLFDPGIFRIGDSLAQGGGIEFDELPTFSPEIFSKVTVKNALKHKQFQKGVDQLTEEGTIQVFKTIGFEDLILGVVGQLQFEVFEYRMKGEYGVDVQLSRMSYQFARWLVGDDIDPSKFRINSQLVKDKKGNHVALFENEYALRTSMEKNPNLKFLEMAP, encoded by the coding sequence ATGAGCAACGGAATATCCGAAAAATTAAAAGAAGAAGTACAGAAGCGCCGCACGTTCGCGATCATCTCCCACCCGGATGCGGGGAAAACGACCCTCACGGAAAAGCTGCTCCTCTTCGGGGGTGCGATCCGTCTGGCGGGAACGGTCAAAGGACGCAAGGCAAACCGCCACGCGACCAGCGACTGGATGGAAATCGAGAAGCAGCGGGGAATCTCCGTTACTTCGTCGGTCATGCAGTTCGATTATAACGGCCACCGGGTGAACATTCTCGATACCCCGGGCCACCAGGATTTCAGTGAGGACACCTACCGCACGCTGACCGCCGCCGACAGCGCTGTGATGCTGATCGACTCCGCCAAAGGGGTCGAGGCCCAGACGAAGAAGCTGTTCCAGGTGTGCCGCAAGCGGGGCATTCCGATCTTCACTTTCATCAACAAGCTCGACCGCGAAGGGCAGAACCCGTTCGACCTGCTCGAGGAGCTGGAACAGGTGCTCGGGATCCGCTCGTACCCGATGAACTGGCCGATCGGCTCGGGCAAGCAGTTCTGCGGCGTCTATGACCGCAAGCTGACGCAGGTGGAGCTGTTCCAGGGGGACGACCACCGGGAGATCAAGGTGCGCAAGGTCAGCGGCTACGATGATCCGGTCGTCAAGGAGATCGCCGGCGAGTTCTTCTATGACCAGCTCGTGCAGGATCTGGAGCTGCTCGATGTGGCCGGCGACGAGTTCGATTACGAGAAGGTACGCACGGGGGAGCTCACGCCTGTCTTCTTCGGCTCGGCGATCAACAACTTCGGCGTGCAGACCTTCCTGGAGAACTTCCTGCAGCTCGCACCTATTCCGACCACGCGCAGGAGCAATGTCGGGGAGATCGACCCGCTGAGTGAGAAGTTCTCGGGCTACATCTTCAAGATTCAAGCGAACATGAACCCGGCTCACCGCGACCGGATCGCCTTCCTGCGGATCTGCTCCGGCAAGTTCGAGCGCGGGATGTCCGTGAAGCATGTCCGGGCAGGCAAGGACATCAAGCTGTCCCAGCCGCAGCAGTTCCTGGCCCAGGACCGCGATATTGTCGAAGATGCTTATCCGGGCGATATCATCGGTCTGTTCGATCCGGGCATCTTCCGGATCGGCGATTCGCTGGCCCAGGGCGGCGGTATCGAATTCGACGAGCTGCCGACGTTCTCGCCCGAGATCTTCTCTAAGGTAACGGTGAAGAACGCCCTGAAGCACAAGCAGTTCCAGAAGGGGGTCGACCAGCTGACGGAAGAAGGCACGATTCAGGTCTTCAAAACGATCGGGTTCGAGGATCTCATCCTTGGTGTCGTCGGGCAGCTCCAGTTCGAGGTGTTCGAATACCGGATGAAGGGCGAATACGGCGTCGACGTGCAGCTCTCGCGGATGAGCTACCAGTTCGCCCGCTGGCTCGTAGGCGATGACATCGATCCGTCGAAGTTCCGGATCAACTCCCAGCTCGTGAAGGACAAGAAAGGCAACCATGTGGCCCTCTTCGAGAACGAGTACGCGCTCCGTACGTCGATGGAGAAGAACCCGAACCTCAAATTCCTGGAGATGGCTCCGTAA
- a CDS encoding metallophosphoesterase family protein, producing MHHRKDREAETIVTRRTFIRFLLGILVILGAAGTGLYKLLKAQEEDLVLQQPESPVSPQPADPGTDTGEPLFSMMIFSDLHISENDPNTIKHLKQGMDDLQRLGSPVDALVITGDLTEYGREKDYRELKEILSAYPLPPVLANMGNHDYYDIWIDKFGAFNKESMPNGKTDQGSRERFQTFFGLQKPYHDAWINNHHVILLSQETYVQEKPEVGEGAWYSEEQLNWLREKLEAHKDGRPVFVMTHQPLPPAGEDGGSHRLIPAKKFREILRPYKNVFVFAGHRHQDFQGTTEHYVKEGFHYFHNSSVGRVLNRNFQNAAKEKAQGLYVQVYRNRVTLRGRDLVGGAWLKEADWTVKLT from the coding sequence ATGCACCACAGGAAGGACCGGGAGGCTGAAACCATTGTGACACGGAGAACATTTATACGCTTCCTGCTCGGAATCCTGGTGATTCTCGGAGCGGCGGGCACCGGTCTGTACAAACTGCTGAAAGCGCAAGAGGAAGATCTGGTACTGCAGCAGCCTGAGTCGCCCGTATCGCCGCAGCCTGCGGATCCGGGAACGGATACGGGAGAACCGCTTTTTTCCATGATGATATTCAGTGACCTCCATATCTCCGAGAATGATCCCAACACGATCAAGCATCTGAAGCAGGGGATGGATGACCTGCAGCGGCTGGGCTCGCCCGTGGACGCGCTTGTCATCACCGGGGATCTGACCGAGTACGGACGGGAGAAGGACTACCGGGAGCTCAAGGAGATTCTGTCGGCTTACCCGCTTCCCCCCGTTCTCGCGAATATGGGCAATCACGATTATTATGATATCTGGATTGACAAATTCGGGGCATTCAACAAGGAATCGATGCCGAACGGCAAGACCGACCAGGGATCGCGCGAGCGGTTCCAGACCTTCTTCGGTCTGCAGAAGCCGTACCACGACGCGTGGATCAACAATCACCACGTGATTCTGCTGTCACAGGAAACTTATGTGCAGGAGAAGCCGGAGGTCGGCGAAGGAGCCTGGTATTCGGAGGAGCAGCTGAACTGGCTGCGTGAGAAGCTGGAGGCGCACAAGGACGGCAGGCCCGTCTTCGTCATGACCCACCAGCCGCTGCCCCCGGCCGGAGAAGACGGCGGCTCGCACCGGCTCATCCCTGCGAAGAAGTTCCGGGAGATTCTGCGGCCCTACAAGAACGTCTTCGTCTTTGCCGGGCACCGTCATCAGGATTTTCAGGGGACGACAGAGCATTATGTCAAGGAAGGGTTTCATTATTTTCACAACTCCTCGGTCGGACGCGTGCTGAACCGCAATTTCCAGAACGCCGCCAAAGAGAAGGCGCAGGGGCTGTACGTTCAGGTGTACCGGAACCGGGTTACACTGCGGGGCAGGGATCTCGTAGGAGGCGCCTGGCTCAAAGAGGCCGATTGGACCGTCAAGCTAACTTAA